Part of the Streptomyces sp. NBC_00457 genome, CGACCTCACCGACCGCGCGACCGTCTTCCGGCGGGACATGAAGGCCATCGGCACCGACTGGCTGCGCTGCAAGAACGCGCCCGGCTTCACCCCGCTCGGCCCATGGCTGGTCCCGGCCGAGTCGATCGCCGACCCCGGCGACCTGCGGGTCACGCTGAGGCTGAACGGCGACACCATGCAGGACGAGTCCACCAAGGACATGCTCTTCGGCATCGCGCGGCTGGTGTCGTACATCTCCCAGACCGCTCAACTCCTGCCCGGCGACCTGGTGCTGACGGGCAGCCCGGCCGGCAACGGCCTGCACTGGGGGCGACTGCTGCGCGACGGCGACGTCATGGAGGGGTCCATCACCGGTCTGGGTGTGCAGCGCACCCGATGCGTCGGGGAGGCCTCGTGAACCGACACGACCCCGAGGGCGCGATCGCCGAGGCCGCCAAGGCGTACTCGAACTGGGGCCGTTGGGGCGAGGACGACGTCCTCGGCACGCTCAACTTCCTGGACGCCGAAAAGCGCCGTGAGGGCGCGGCCCTCGTCCGCGACGGCGTCAGCTTCTCGCTCTCCCAGCGTTTCGAGATGAACGGCCCGCAGAAGGGCTGGCGGCGGCGCACGAATCCGGTGCACACCATGCTCGACACCGGCACCGACGCCGCCCTGGGCAACCAGGGTTTCCCGCACGGCTTCGGCGGCGCCGACGACGTGATCGCGATGCCGCTGCAGTGCTCCACCCAGTGGGACGGTCTCGGCCACATCTTCGACCATGGCAAGGCATGGAACGGGCGGTCCGCCGAGAAGGTCGTCACTTCCGACGGCGACCTCGTCACCGGCATCGAGCACATGGCGCCGTACGTGGCCGGGCGGGGCGTCCTCCTCGATGTGGGTCTGGTCGTCGGCGAGAACGGCGAACTGCCCGACGGCTTCGCCATCACCGAGGAGCACCTGACCGCCGGCGCCGAGGCGCACGGCGTCACCGTCGGCCGCGGCGACCTCGTCCTCGTCCGCACCGGACGGCTGGCCCGCGCCAAGCGCGACGGCTGGGGCGAGTACGCGGGCGGTCCCTCGCCCGGGCTGAGTTTCACCACCGCCGGCTGGCTGCACGGCAGCGAGATCGCCGCGATCGCCACCGACACCTGGGGTTTCGAGGTCCGGCCCAACGAGTTCGACCACGCCTTCCAGCCGCTGCACCAGGTTGCCATCCCCAACATCGGCCTGCTCATAGGCGAGATGTGGGACCTCGACGCGCTGGCCGAGCACTGCGCGGCCGACGGGCGGTACGAGTTCTGGCTCACCGCCGCTCCGCTGCCCATCACCGGAGCCGTCGGCTCCCCCGTAAACCCGATCGCCGTCAAGTAGCGCCCCGGACCGGCCGGGTGGACGGCGCCCAGACAGCCCCGACTGCCCACCCGGCCCCGCGCCGGCACCCCTGCCGCCCGACGTCGCGCGGCTCCATCCCAGGGAGACCCCATGACCGACCCCCGCCCCCGCACCGTCCTCGTCATCGGCGGCGGCGCCTCCGGCAACGCCGTGACCGTGCTGCTGCGGCGAGCCGGCATCGCCGTGGACCTGATCGAGGCCAAACCCGACTGGAACGTCCTCGGCTCCGGCATCACCCTCCAGGGCAACGCGCTGCGCGTGCTGCGCGAGCTGGGCGTATGGGACAAGGTTCAGGAGAGCGGCTATGCCTTCGACTCCGTGGGCCTGGCCACCCCCGACGGCCATGTGGTCCACGTCCAGCAGGACATCCGTACCGGCGGCGAGGACCTGCCCGCGACCATCGGCATGCAGCGGCCCCGGCTGCAGGAGATCCTGTGCGAGGCGGTCCGGGAGAGCGGCGCGCACGTCCGCCTCGGCACCACCGCGGACGAGCTGGTCCAGGACGACACGGGCGTCACCGCCCGCTTCAGCGACGGCACCGAGGGCCACTACGACCTCGTCGTCGCCGCCGACGGTCTCAACTCC contains:
- a CDS encoding cyclase family protein produces the protein MRRGGLVNRHDPEGAIAEAAKAYSNWGRWGEDDVLGTLNFLDAEKRREGAALVRDGVSFSLSQRFEMNGPQKGWRRRTNPVHTMLDTGTDAALGNQGFPHGFGGADDVIAMPLQCSTQWDGLGHIFDHGKAWNGRSAEKVVTSDGDLVTGIEHMAPYVAGRGVLLDVGLVVGENGELPDGFAITEEHLTAGAEAHGVTVGRGDLVLVRTGRLARAKRDGWGEYAGGPSPGLSFTTAGWLHGSEIAAIATDTWGFEVRPNEFDHAFQPLHQVAIPNIGLLIGEMWDLDALAEHCAADGRYEFWLTAAPLPITGAVGSPVNPIAVK